One Drosophila subobscura isolate 14011-0131.10 chromosome U, UCBerk_Dsub_1.0, whole genome shotgun sequence DNA window includes the following coding sequences:
- the LOC117901193 gene encoding LOW QUALITY PROTEIN: WW domain-containing oxidoreductase (The sequence of the model RefSeq protein was modified relative to this genomic sequence to represent the inferred CDS: deleted 1 base in 1 codon) has translation MMSLPDTDSEDELPPGWEERATDDGTVCYVNQQNKTSQWTHPRTGRSKRITGELPLGWEKYYDEQSKKFIFLNKETQQRSNVDPRLAFAVEEPTQNVAQVRQRFDSCSTALQVLHGKDLHGRIALITGANCGIGFETARSLSQHGCEIIFACRSRASAEAAIDRIAQERPSARARCRFVALDLSSLRAVQQFVQEIKQSVSHIDYLILNAGVFALPYTTTVDGLETTFQVSHLSHFYLTLQLETLFDYKSRIVVLSSESHRFANLPVDNLGVHHLSPPPEKYWSMMAYNNAKLCNVLFAQELAQRWKQRGISVFSVHPGNMVSTELSRNYWFYRWLFAIVRPFTKSLQQAAATSIYCATANELTGLSGLYFNNCFFCEPSKLSKSAALQQQLWQLSERLVSELLEHQSN, from the exons atgATGTCCCTACCGGATACAGACAGCGAGGATGAGCTGCCCCCAGGCTGGGAAGAGCGTGCCACAGACGACGGCACTGTCTGCTACGTGAA CCAGCAGAACAAAACCTCGCAGTGGACCCATCCCAGGACTGGGCGATCCAAGCGCATTACTGGGGAGCTTCCCTTGGGCTGGGAAAAATACTATGACGAGCAG tcaaaaaaatttattttcctcaACAAAGAGacgcagcagcgcagcaatGTGGATCCCCGCCTAGCCTTTGCTGTGGAAGAACCCACCCAGAACGTGGCACAAGTGCGGCAGAGATTTGATTCCTGCAGCACAGCACTACAGGTGCTCCATGGCAAGGATCTGCACGGACGAATTGCATTGATAACCGGAGCCAATTGCGGCATTGGCTTTGAGactgctcgctctctgtctcagCATGGTTGTGAGATCATATTCGCCTGTCGCAGTAGGGCCAGCGCTGAGGCAGCCATCGATCGGATTGCCCAGGAGCGACCCTCGGCGCGAGCTCGTTGCCGCTTTGTGGCCCTCGATTTGAGTTCATTGCGTGCTGTCCAGCAATTTGTGCAGGAAATCAAGCAGAGTGTGAG CCACATTGATTACCTCATCCTGAACGCGGGCGTTTTTGCCTTGCCCTATACGACGACCGTTGACGGTCTGGAGACTACATTCCAAGTATCGCATTTATCCCATTTCTACTTGACTCTGCAGCTGGAGACGTTGTTTGATTACAAGTCGAGAATTGTGGTGCTGTCATCTGAATCACACAG GTTCGCCAATCTTCCTGTGGACAATCTGGGCGTTCATCATTTGTCACCACCACCAGAGAAATACTGGAGCATGATGGCCTACAACAATGCAAAGCTGTGCAACGTCCTCTTTGCCCAGGAACTGGCTCAA CGCTGGAAGCAACGCGGAATCTCTGTTTTCTCTGTGCATCCTGGGAATATGGTCTCCACGGAATTGTCGCGTAATTATTGGTTCTACCGCTGGCTGTTTGCCATCGTGAGACCCTTCACCAAGTCCCTG CAACAAGCGGCTGCCACCAGCATCTACTGCGCCACAGCCAACGAGCTGACGGGCCTGTCGGGACTCTACTTCAACAATTGCTTCTTCTGTGAGCCCAGCAAGCTCTCCAAGAGtgctgcactgcagcagcaattgtgGCAGCTCAGCGAGCGTCTGGTCTCCGAACTGCTAGAGCACCAAtcaaattaa
- the LOC117901194 gene encoding succinate dehydrogenase assembly factor 4, mitochondrial, whose translation MQSVAKQSMRALPQVGKQVCYLSTSSAWRATVGGGNDMVVEITEPKTRTEKLVAFQKKLRAKTPLGKLDEFSRHPYQEKEPLKPWPNQTNPYTGEIGGPAGPEPTRYGDWERKGRVSDF comes from the exons ATGCAATCCGTGGCCAAACAATCTATGCGCGCCCTGCCGCAGGTGGGCAAACAAG TGTGCTACCTGTCGACGAGCAGCGCCTGGCGTGCAACAGTTGGTGGCGGCAACGACATGGTCGTTGAGATCACAGAGCCCAAGACACGGACCGAGAAGCTGGTGGCCTTCCAGAAGAAGCTGCGTGCCAAGACGCCGCTGGGCAAATTGGACGAGTTCTCGCGCCATCCCTACCAGGAGAAGGAGCCCCTGAAGCCGTGGCCCAATCAGACGAATCCCTACACAGGCGAAATCGGTGGGCCCGCCGGTCCGGAGCCCACACGCTATGGCGACTGGGAGCGCAAGGGTCGCGTCTCCGATTTCTAG